One segment of Yersinia kristensenii DNA contains the following:
- a CDS encoding YdaS family helix-turn-helix protein encodes MKETPMTPLEKAVQAVGGKQKTLAQRLGVSEQAITLMKQRGKGYLPRKRIEDFVRVTGLKKEDLYPDVFTDI; translated from the coding sequence ATGAAAGAAACACCAATGACGCCGTTAGAGAAAGCAGTTCAGGCAGTAGGGGGGAAACAAAAAACCCTTGCTCAACGGCTAGGAGTATCTGAACAGGCGATTACGCTGATGAAGCAGCGTGGAAAGGGGTATTTACCCCGGAAACGGATTGAAGATTTTGTTCGGGTGACTGGATTGAAGAAAGAGGATCTTTACCCGGATGTATTCACAGATATTTAG
- a CDS encoding S24 family peptidase, with protein sequence MSRISERIKYLLKQEGLKQKDLAEKLHASPQTIHNWIKRDAISREAANQISETFGYSLDWLLKGDGEPKKKKTSDLHPEKLPISPWDSSTPLDDDEVEIPFFKSIELAAGHGCCMSEDYNGFKLRFSKSTIRRAGACAENVVAFSVHGGSMDPVIPNGATVTVDMGNKIIKDGAIYAIEQDELYRLKLLYRLPGHRLSIRSYNRDEYPDEEADLKSVKIIGRVIHWSVMAI encoded by the coding sequence ATGAGTAGAATTTCAGAAAGAATCAAATACTTACTTAAGCAAGAAGGATTGAAACAAAAAGATCTAGCAGAAAAACTTCATGCAAGTCCGCAAACAATCCATAACTGGATAAAAAGGGATGCCATCAGCCGTGAAGCAGCGAATCAGATTAGCGAAACATTTGGCTACTCTCTTGATTGGCTCTTAAAAGGCGATGGAGAACCTAAGAAGAAAAAAACTTCGGATTTACATCCAGAAAAGCTCCCAATTTCACCCTGGGACAGCTCTACTCCTCTGGATGACGATGAAGTAGAAATACCATTTTTTAAAAGTATCGAACTAGCCGCAGGGCATGGTTGTTGCATGTCAGAAGATTACAATGGCTTTAAATTGCGCTTTTCTAAATCAACTATACGGCGTGCAGGAGCATGTGCAGAAAATGTTGTCGCATTTAGTGTCCACGGTGGAAGCATGGATCCTGTAATCCCTAACGGCGCGACTGTAACGGTCGATATGGGTAATAAAATAATCAAAGATGGCGCTATCTACGCCATAGAACAAGATGAGTTATATCGCCTAAAACTTCTTTACCGTTTACCTGGTCACCGCCTAAGCATACGAAGTTATAACAGGGACGAATATCCTGATGAAGAAGCAGATCTAAAATCAGTAAAAATCATAGGTCGAGTTATTCACTGGTCAGTAATGGCGATCTAG
- a CDS encoding super-infection exclusion protein B — MVTVVIWSVILIFVPDNFRDLINAKIGIPYALQICSFAVAFTITLILKYIFQIALALLPDVCDRHRASGKAKKINRVIDQLTDEERYLLSFCLAHSNRQVIKKINNHVARSLVSKGILFPPAFIPKGNSEIIFTVSLDYWPYLQKRWDILAQKLK; from the coding sequence ATGGTCACAGTTGTTATCTGGTCGGTAATATTGATTTTCGTCCCTGATAATTTCAGGGATTTAATCAATGCTAAAATCGGTATACCGTATGCTCTCCAAATTTGCAGTTTTGCTGTTGCATTCACCATCACGTTAATCCTGAAATACATATTCCAGATTGCTTTAGCGTTACTTCCTGATGTTTGTGACAGACACCGAGCTTCAGGAAAGGCAAAAAAGATTAACCGCGTTATTGATCAGCTCACTGATGAAGAGCGATACCTTCTTTCTTTTTGCCTTGCTCATTCCAACCGTCAGGTCATTAAAAAAATTAATAATCATGTAGCCAGAAGCCTTGTCAGCAAAGGCATATTGTTTCCTCCTGCCTTCATCCCCAAGGGGAATTCAGAGATTATCTTTACTGTTTCTCTTGATTACTGGCCATATCTCCAAAAAAGATGGGATATTTTGGCTCAAAAACTGAAATAA
- a CDS encoding super-infection exclusion protein B has product MPEWISVWIAKIFGSEPVVKVMYVLIGWCLLILFMPARFTESIYEKSNIPFAGQLCLFALAFVIVDAVQRGMNKWKKHQEKIAMIDEKNKQAQQAKIAIIRDIENLDPIERSFLKHFANSSSAWLSPDNVSVTSLLRKRFISCTHHRRRIKGSLIMSYEINQKYAAVVREYFKEVNKN; this is encoded by the coding sequence ATGCCCGAATGGATCTCAGTCTGGATTGCCAAGATTTTTGGCAGCGAGCCAGTGGTGAAAGTCATGTATGTTCTTATCGGTTGGTGCCTTCTTATTCTATTTATGCCAGCAAGATTTACCGAGTCGATTTATGAGAAGTCGAACATTCCTTTTGCAGGGCAACTTTGTTTGTTCGCGCTGGCGTTCGTTATTGTTGATGCTGTTCAGCGGGGAATGAATAAGTGGAAGAAACATCAAGAAAAGATTGCCATGATTGATGAGAAGAATAAGCAAGCACAGCAAGCAAAGATTGCCATTATTCGCGATATTGAAAATCTAGATCCTATCGAAAGAAGCTTCTTGAAACATTTTGCTAACTCAAGTTCAGCGTGGTTATCGCCAGATAATGTGTCTGTCACAAGCTTATTAAGGAAGCGGTTTATCTCCTGCACCCATCATCGACGCCGCATTAAAGGGAGCTTGATAATGTCGTATGAAATCAATCAAAAATATGCAGCAGTGGTTAGAGAATATTTCAAGGAAGTTAACAAAAACTGA
- a CDS encoding antA/AntB antirepressor family protein, producing MTGATSPDVDKSRQQTLTASNSIECCLHSFLGVGKRFASWITERIPEYEFVENQDYVIFSQNREKIGRGRPSIDYHLTLDTAKELAMVERNEKGRQIRRYFIECEKKLRQLATSTEQSKHSKVLLRFYGEQLISSQRLPDNYFIGPIETFIEVFKRKGLLVINPDDLKKIAY from the coding sequence ATGACGGGTGCCACCTCGCCTGATGTGGATAAAAGCAGGCAACAGACGCTAACAGCGTCGAATAGCATAGAGTGTTGTTTACATTCTTTCCTTGGTGTAGGTAAACGCTTTGCCTCATGGATTACAGAGCGCATCCCTGAATATGAATTTGTTGAAAATCAGGACTATGTGATTTTTTCCCAAAATCGGGAAAAAATAGGTAGAGGGCGTCCAAGCATTGACTACCACCTCACCCTCGATACAGCTAAAGAACTGGCGATGGTTGAGCGCAACGAAAAAGGTCGTCAAATACGCCGATATTTTATAGAGTGTGAAAAGAAACTGCGCCAACTAGCAACATCCACCGAACAATCCAAACATAGCAAAGTCCTTCTCCGATTTTATGGAGAGCAACTTATTAGCTCTCAACGTCTACCTGATAATTATTTCATCGGCCCTATAGAAACTTTTATTGAAGTTTTCAAACGAAAAGGCCTGCTCGTCATTAATCCCGACGATCTGAAAAAAATAGCTTACTAA
- a CDS encoding ERF family protein has product MQTKAVYKAIAAVAKDLSESGIAKNSRNAQQGFQFRGIDAVYNALSPALVRNRLVILPRIVERTVSERTTLKGASLFYVVVKAEFDFVATEDGSTHTVTTFGEAMDSGDKATNKAMSIAYKYAAFQTFCIPTEETAADPDAETHHPAPRTCDEILADFTAQAADCQNVSELQSIYKAAWNAMASSAEHQQKCIDVYKLRASELKKVA; this is encoded by the coding sequence ATGCAAACTAAAGCGGTTTACAAAGCAATTGCTGCTGTAGCAAAAGATTTATCAGAAAGCGGTATCGCAAAGAACAGTCGGAATGCTCAGCAAGGATTTCAATTTAGAGGTATAGATGCGGTTTACAACGCCCTGTCCCCTGCACTGGTTCGCAATAGATTGGTGATCCTTCCGCGTATTGTTGAGCGAACAGTTTCAGAACGAACAACATTAAAGGGCGCATCACTTTTTTACGTTGTTGTTAAAGCTGAGTTTGATTTTGTCGCAACGGAAGACGGTAGCACTCATACAGTAACAACATTTGGCGAGGCTATGGACTCAGGGGACAAGGCAACAAACAAAGCTATGTCGATAGCCTATAAATACGCAGCGTTTCAGACATTCTGTATTCCAACGGAGGAAACCGCAGCAGACCCTGACGCAGAAACACACCACCCAGCACCAAGAACTTGCGACGAGATACTGGCCGATTTCACCGCTCAGGCTGCTGACTGCCAAAACGTTAGTGAATTGCAGTCCATCTATAAAGCAGCGTGGAATGCTATGGCATCGTCAGCAGAACACCAACAGAAATGTATCGATGTATACAAGCTCCGTGCTTCTGAATTGAAAAAAGTGGCATGA
- a CDS encoding excisionase, with protein MKSISLTEWADLHYSAPPPLTTLRRWARNGNIYPPPEIHGRQYQVSPDAIYIKPNKFSKTAPTRPATKIKTKPCPLVEKIIDEEKAGKI; from the coding sequence ATGAAATCTATATCACTAACTGAATGGGCAGACTTGCATTACTCTGCCCCACCACCGCTCACTACCCTAAGACGTTGGGCCAGAAATGGGAATATTTATCCCCCTCCAGAAATTCATGGCAGGCAATATCAAGTCTCCCCTGATGCAATCTATATCAAACCCAACAAATTCAGCAAAACAGCCCCCACTCGACCAGCGACCAAGATAAAAACCAAACCTTGCCCGTTAGTGGAGAAAATAATCGATGAAGAAAAGGCCGGCAAAATATGA